From the genome of Tachysurus vachellii isolate PV-2020 chromosome 2, HZAU_Pvac_v1, whole genome shotgun sequence, one region includes:
- the LOC132842057 gene encoding serine/threonine-protein kinase pim-1-like: MVSKPPRCKNVVELLEWLDVSTSFVLVFERPSPCMDLQTFLRMSKNNRLSEDMAREIMRQLIQAVSDCIDHGVFHGDLHSKNILVNTDTLEVKLTDFSYGNFVSNFSKMGYASCFRNLGLILVELISGDVHIDYSDEIIKKCSQVVSPVHMNRD, translated from the exons ATGGTGTCCAAGCCACCTCGCTGTAAGAATGTGGTGGAGCTTCTGGAATGGCTGGATGTGTCCACTTCTTTTGTCTTGGTGTTTGAGCGACCCAGCCCCTGCATGGACCTCCAGACATTCCTTAGAATGAGCAAAAATAATCGTCTCTCTGAAGACATGGCTCGGGAGATCATGCGACAGTTGATTCAAGCTGTTAGTGACTGCATTGACCACGGAGTTTTTCATGGCGACCTCCATTCCAAAAATATTCTGGTGAATACGGACACACTGGAGGTGAAGTTAACAGACTTCAGTTATGGCAATTTTGTGTCAAACTTCAGCAAGATGG GTTATGCTTCTTGCTTCAGGAACCTGGGCTTAATCCTGGTTGAGTTGATCTCTGGAGACGTTCACATTGACTATTCTGATGAGATCATAAAGAAGTGTTCACAGGTTGTTTCTCCAG